One genomic region from Esox lucius isolate fEsoLuc1 chromosome 24, fEsoLuc1.pri, whole genome shotgun sequence encodes:
- the LOC105020795 gene encoding uncharacterized protein LOC105020795 isoform X1 → MSGKRFVNFTGVKPGPRDVHMMPVMDFVTLQTRGLNIGFLGYDFANHEYSQGDDDDDEDYDFEDQRGPKPYCGFSKNFLSNSSASYQMPRCYNPPPEPKPSPVNYAERAAKLIEEEQKSKEKAEKKRIKKLKQKERKRLEKLKKEQINPTKDVAVMLQVNSDFSQPSAEESKAVNNECNRTSDCLDGAQALRTQDSSDTDSGGGASEEDVQEASICSDSEELDMTSSFFSKAADKAKCKLQQKIRPEWKEKKTSPTNKQKGKPTEVHQDVQQASPPINNVENIIKRSAELAVKANEFAAIGRYDVAVEYFTAAIKCNPREFRLFCNRAFCYEKQQDFGKALADAELALSMSPRWMKGLFRKARALAGLKRYEEAVKALKAVLEQDPSSVDAAKELMTIQITQLMELGFSREQSSNALIIHGTVEESLKALSKISGSLNNISYPTISVAQRAEPGRIHSDSGVAVLASTPPRPLQAQQRFNHNPKPNHQAMAVSNNRPAEVKLYPVWVGNLVPTITEAVLKELFKGAGHIHSMKLLRPKRCAFVNYVDPDCCENAISLHGREVDGVRISVRYPDRIPGHLGIAKDAHKAEDLPVVSSTKKECFFWRNLGCNRGPSCPYRHVLEHHGIDRREGKTAAH, encoded by the exons atgtctggAAAAAGATTCGTAAATTTTACCGGAGTAAAACCGG GACCCAGAGACGTCCATATGATG CCAGTAATGGATTTTGTAACATTACAGACCCGTGGGCTCAACATTGGATTTCTTG GTTATGACTTCGCAAACCATGAATATTCCCAGggtgatgatgacgatgatgaagATTATGATTTTGAGGACCAGCGAGGCCCAAAGCCATACTGTGGATTTTCCAAAAACTTCTTAAGTAACTCAAGCGCTTCATACCAAATGCCTCGCTGTTACAATCCACCACCTGAACCAAAACCATCTCCAGTAAAT TATGCTGAGAGAGCTGCAAAGTTAATAGAAGAGGAGCAGAAGAGCAAAGAGAAGGCTGAGAAGAAGCGGATTAAGAAATTA aaacagaaagaaagaaaacgtCTTGAGAAGTTGAAGAAAGAACAAATTAACCCAACTAAGGATGTAGCGGTAATGCTG CAGGTGAATAGTGACTTTTCGCAGCCCAGTGCAGAGGAGAGTAAAGCCGTAAATAACGAGTGTAACAGGACGAGTGACTGCCTGGACGGGGCTCAAGCCCTCAGAACGCAGGACTCGTCTGATACAGACAGCGGTGGAGGGGCCAGTGAAGAGGACGTTCAAGAGGCAAGCATCTGTAGTGACTCTGAG GAACTTGATATGACCAGCAGCTTTTTTTCCAAGGCTGCTGATAAAGCAAAGTGTAAACTTCAACAGAAGATTAGACCGGAAtggaaggagaaaaaaacaagtcCAACTAATAAACAAAAGGGGAAGCCTACTGAAGTACACCAGGATGTGCAACAG GCTTCTCCTCCTATAAACAACGtggaaaatataattaaacGGAGTGCAGAGCTGGCAG tcaAGGCTAATGAATTTGCTGCCATTGGACGTTATGATGTGGCTGTGGAATATTTCACGGCTGCAATTAAGTGCAACCCCAGAGAGTTCAG gctgtTTTGCAACCGGGCCTTCTGCTATGAGAAGCAGCAGGACTTTGGGAAGGCCCTCGCGGACGCCGAGCTCGCCCTCAGCATGAGTCCCCGCTGGATGAAAGGGCTGTTCCGGAAGGCCAGAGCTCTTGCCGGACTGAAG AGATACGAGGAGGCCGTCAAGGCGCTGAAGGCCGTGTTGGAGCAGGACCCGTCCAGTGTGGACGCTGCCAAGGAGCTCATGACGATTCAGATTACCCAGCTCATG GAATTGGGCTTTTCCCGGGAGCAGAGCTCCAACGCCTTAATCATTCATGGGACAGTGGAAGAGTCTCTCAAGGCCCTGTCCAAAATATCTG GGAGCCTAAATAACATCAGCTACCCGACTATTAGCGTGGCGCAGCGGGCCGAACCGGGTCGCATCCACAGCGACTCTGGTGTGGCCGTGCTCGCCTCAACTCCTCCGAGACCTCTTCAGGCCCAGCAGAGATTTAACCACAACCCCAAGCCCAACCACCAAGCAATGGCCGTGTCCAATAACCGTCCAGCGGAAGT GAAATTATATCCTGTTTGGGTTGGAAACCTGGTCCCTACTATAACTGAGGCCGTGTTAAAAGAGCTGTTCAAGGG AGCCGGACACATTCATAGTATGAAGCTGCTCCGGCCCAAACGCTGTGCCTTCGTCAACTACGTCGACCCCGACTGTTGTGAGAACGCCATCAGTTTACAC gggagggaggtggacgGGGTCCGGATCTCGGTGCGTTACCCAGACAGGATCCCAGGCCACCTGGGCATAGCCAAAGACGCCCACAAAGCCGAGGACCTCCCTGTCGTCTCATCAACCAA GAAGGAGTGCTTCTTCTGGAGGAACCTGGGCTGTAACCGGGGCCCCAGCTGTCCCTACCGGCATGTTCTGGAACACCACGGCATAGACCGAAGGGAAGGGAAGACCGCCGCCCATTGA
- the LOC105020795 gene encoding uncharacterized protein LOC105020795 isoform X2, producing MSGKRFVNFTGVKPGPRDVHMMPVMDFVTLQTRGLNIGFLGYDFANHEYSQGDDDDDEDYDFEDQRGPKPYCGFSKNFLSNSSASYQMPRCYNPPPEPKPSPVNYAERAAKLIEEEQKSKEKAEKKRIKKLKQKERKRLEKLKKEQINPTKDVAQVNSDFSQPSAEESKAVNNECNRTSDCLDGAQALRTQDSSDTDSGGGASEEDVQEASICSDSEELDMTSSFFSKAADKAKCKLQQKIRPEWKEKKTSPTNKQKGKPTEVHQDVQQASPPINNVENIIKRSAELAVKANEFAAIGRYDVAVEYFTAAIKCNPREFRLFCNRAFCYEKQQDFGKALADAELALSMSPRWMKGLFRKARALAGLKRYEEAVKALKAVLEQDPSSVDAAKELMTIQITQLMELGFSREQSSNALIIHGTVEESLKALSKISGSLNNISYPTISVAQRAEPGRIHSDSGVAVLASTPPRPLQAQQRFNHNPKPNHQAMAVSNNRPAEVKLYPVWVGNLVPTITEAVLKELFKGAGHIHSMKLLRPKRCAFVNYVDPDCCENAISLHGREVDGVRISVRYPDRIPGHLGIAKDAHKAEDLPVVSSTKKECFFWRNLGCNRGPSCPYRHVLEHHGIDRREGKTAAH from the exons atgtctggAAAAAGATTCGTAAATTTTACCGGAGTAAAACCGG GACCCAGAGACGTCCATATGATG CCAGTAATGGATTTTGTAACATTACAGACCCGTGGGCTCAACATTGGATTTCTTG GTTATGACTTCGCAAACCATGAATATTCCCAGggtgatgatgacgatgatgaagATTATGATTTTGAGGACCAGCGAGGCCCAAAGCCATACTGTGGATTTTCCAAAAACTTCTTAAGTAACTCAAGCGCTTCATACCAAATGCCTCGCTGTTACAATCCACCACCTGAACCAAAACCATCTCCAGTAAAT TATGCTGAGAGAGCTGCAAAGTTAATAGAAGAGGAGCAGAAGAGCAAAGAGAAGGCTGAGAAGAAGCGGATTAAGAAATTA aaacagaaagaaagaaaacgtCTTGAGAAGTTGAAGAAAGAACAAATTAACCCAACTAAGGATGTAGCG CAGGTGAATAGTGACTTTTCGCAGCCCAGTGCAGAGGAGAGTAAAGCCGTAAATAACGAGTGTAACAGGACGAGTGACTGCCTGGACGGGGCTCAAGCCCTCAGAACGCAGGACTCGTCTGATACAGACAGCGGTGGAGGGGCCAGTGAAGAGGACGTTCAAGAGGCAAGCATCTGTAGTGACTCTGAG GAACTTGATATGACCAGCAGCTTTTTTTCCAAGGCTGCTGATAAAGCAAAGTGTAAACTTCAACAGAAGATTAGACCGGAAtggaaggagaaaaaaacaagtcCAACTAATAAACAAAAGGGGAAGCCTACTGAAGTACACCAGGATGTGCAACAG GCTTCTCCTCCTATAAACAACGtggaaaatataattaaacGGAGTGCAGAGCTGGCAG tcaAGGCTAATGAATTTGCTGCCATTGGACGTTATGATGTGGCTGTGGAATATTTCACGGCTGCAATTAAGTGCAACCCCAGAGAGTTCAG gctgtTTTGCAACCGGGCCTTCTGCTATGAGAAGCAGCAGGACTTTGGGAAGGCCCTCGCGGACGCCGAGCTCGCCCTCAGCATGAGTCCCCGCTGGATGAAAGGGCTGTTCCGGAAGGCCAGAGCTCTTGCCGGACTGAAG AGATACGAGGAGGCCGTCAAGGCGCTGAAGGCCGTGTTGGAGCAGGACCCGTCCAGTGTGGACGCTGCCAAGGAGCTCATGACGATTCAGATTACCCAGCTCATG GAATTGGGCTTTTCCCGGGAGCAGAGCTCCAACGCCTTAATCATTCATGGGACAGTGGAAGAGTCTCTCAAGGCCCTGTCCAAAATATCTG GGAGCCTAAATAACATCAGCTACCCGACTATTAGCGTGGCGCAGCGGGCCGAACCGGGTCGCATCCACAGCGACTCTGGTGTGGCCGTGCTCGCCTCAACTCCTCCGAGACCTCTTCAGGCCCAGCAGAGATTTAACCACAACCCCAAGCCCAACCACCAAGCAATGGCCGTGTCCAATAACCGTCCAGCGGAAGT GAAATTATATCCTGTTTGGGTTGGAAACCTGGTCCCTACTATAACTGAGGCCGTGTTAAAAGAGCTGTTCAAGGG AGCCGGACACATTCATAGTATGAAGCTGCTCCGGCCCAAACGCTGTGCCTTCGTCAACTACGTCGACCCCGACTGTTGTGAGAACGCCATCAGTTTACAC gggagggaggtggacgGGGTCCGGATCTCGGTGCGTTACCCAGACAGGATCCCAGGCCACCTGGGCATAGCCAAAGACGCCCACAAAGCCGAGGACCTCCCTGTCGTCTCATCAACCAA GAAGGAGTGCTTCTTCTGGAGGAACCTGGGCTGTAACCGGGGCCCCAGCTGTCCCTACCGGCATGTTCTGGAACACCACGGCATAGACCGAAGGGAAGGGAAGACCGCCGCCCATTGA
- the LOC105020795 gene encoding uncharacterized protein LOC105020795 isoform X3: MMPVMDFVTLQTRGLNIGFLGYDFANHEYSQGDDDDDEDYDFEDQRGPKPYCGFSKNFLSNSSASYQMPRCYNPPPEPKPSPVNYAERAAKLIEEEQKSKEKAEKKRIKKLKQKERKRLEKLKKEQINPTKDVAVMLQVNSDFSQPSAEESKAVNNECNRTSDCLDGAQALRTQDSSDTDSGGGASEEDVQEASICSDSEELDMTSSFFSKAADKAKCKLQQKIRPEWKEKKTSPTNKQKGKPTEVHQDVQQASPPINNVENIIKRSAELAVKANEFAAIGRYDVAVEYFTAAIKCNPREFRLFCNRAFCYEKQQDFGKALADAELALSMSPRWMKGLFRKARALAGLKRYEEAVKALKAVLEQDPSSVDAAKELMTIQITQLMELGFSREQSSNALIIHGTVEESLKALSKISGSLNNISYPTISVAQRAEPGRIHSDSGVAVLASTPPRPLQAQQRFNHNPKPNHQAMAVSNNRPAEVKLYPVWVGNLVPTITEAVLKELFKGAGHIHSMKLLRPKRCAFVNYVDPDCCENAISLHGREVDGVRISVRYPDRIPGHLGIAKDAHKAEDLPVVSSTKKECFFWRNLGCNRGPSCPYRHVLEHHGIDRREGKTAAH, translated from the exons ATGATG CCAGTAATGGATTTTGTAACATTACAGACCCGTGGGCTCAACATTGGATTTCTTG GTTATGACTTCGCAAACCATGAATATTCCCAGggtgatgatgacgatgatgaagATTATGATTTTGAGGACCAGCGAGGCCCAAAGCCATACTGTGGATTTTCCAAAAACTTCTTAAGTAACTCAAGCGCTTCATACCAAATGCCTCGCTGTTACAATCCACCACCTGAACCAAAACCATCTCCAGTAAAT TATGCTGAGAGAGCTGCAAAGTTAATAGAAGAGGAGCAGAAGAGCAAAGAGAAGGCTGAGAAGAAGCGGATTAAGAAATTA aaacagaaagaaagaaaacgtCTTGAGAAGTTGAAGAAAGAACAAATTAACCCAACTAAGGATGTAGCGGTAATGCTG CAGGTGAATAGTGACTTTTCGCAGCCCAGTGCAGAGGAGAGTAAAGCCGTAAATAACGAGTGTAACAGGACGAGTGACTGCCTGGACGGGGCTCAAGCCCTCAGAACGCAGGACTCGTCTGATACAGACAGCGGTGGAGGGGCCAGTGAAGAGGACGTTCAAGAGGCAAGCATCTGTAGTGACTCTGAG GAACTTGATATGACCAGCAGCTTTTTTTCCAAGGCTGCTGATAAAGCAAAGTGTAAACTTCAACAGAAGATTAGACCGGAAtggaaggagaaaaaaacaagtcCAACTAATAAACAAAAGGGGAAGCCTACTGAAGTACACCAGGATGTGCAACAG GCTTCTCCTCCTATAAACAACGtggaaaatataattaaacGGAGTGCAGAGCTGGCAG tcaAGGCTAATGAATTTGCTGCCATTGGACGTTATGATGTGGCTGTGGAATATTTCACGGCTGCAATTAAGTGCAACCCCAGAGAGTTCAG gctgtTTTGCAACCGGGCCTTCTGCTATGAGAAGCAGCAGGACTTTGGGAAGGCCCTCGCGGACGCCGAGCTCGCCCTCAGCATGAGTCCCCGCTGGATGAAAGGGCTGTTCCGGAAGGCCAGAGCTCTTGCCGGACTGAAG AGATACGAGGAGGCCGTCAAGGCGCTGAAGGCCGTGTTGGAGCAGGACCCGTCCAGTGTGGACGCTGCCAAGGAGCTCATGACGATTCAGATTACCCAGCTCATG GAATTGGGCTTTTCCCGGGAGCAGAGCTCCAACGCCTTAATCATTCATGGGACAGTGGAAGAGTCTCTCAAGGCCCTGTCCAAAATATCTG GGAGCCTAAATAACATCAGCTACCCGACTATTAGCGTGGCGCAGCGGGCCGAACCGGGTCGCATCCACAGCGACTCTGGTGTGGCCGTGCTCGCCTCAACTCCTCCGAGACCTCTTCAGGCCCAGCAGAGATTTAACCACAACCCCAAGCCCAACCACCAAGCAATGGCCGTGTCCAATAACCGTCCAGCGGAAGT GAAATTATATCCTGTTTGGGTTGGAAACCTGGTCCCTACTATAACTGAGGCCGTGTTAAAAGAGCTGTTCAAGGG AGCCGGACACATTCATAGTATGAAGCTGCTCCGGCCCAAACGCTGTGCCTTCGTCAACTACGTCGACCCCGACTGTTGTGAGAACGCCATCAGTTTACAC gggagggaggtggacgGGGTCCGGATCTCGGTGCGTTACCCAGACAGGATCCCAGGCCACCTGGGCATAGCCAAAGACGCCCACAAAGCCGAGGACCTCCCTGTCGTCTCATCAACCAA GAAGGAGTGCTTCTTCTGGAGGAACCTGGGCTGTAACCGGGGCCCCAGCTGTCCCTACCGGCATGTTCTGGAACACCACGGCATAGACCGAAGGGAAGGGAAGACCGCCGCCCATTGA